The DNA window ATCGGTTTCGCTGGCCAGCTGCATCGTCACGGTAACACGTCCCTGCTTCGTAAACTTGATGGCGTTGCTGAGCAGATTCAGCAGAATCTGCGTCAGCCGGGTAGGATCACCCTGCACGACATTGGGCAGCATCGGGTCGGTTTCCACGATCAGCTGCAATCCTTTTTCGCACGCTACCGGGTTCATCATCGTCCGCAGCGAATCGACTAACCCGCTCAGGCTGAATGGAATCAATTCCAGCGATAACATGCCCGCTTCGATTTTCGAGATGTCGAGAATATCGTTGACGATAGTCAGCAGATTTCGCCCCGCCGAACGGATGAAGCCCACCGCTTCCTGTTGCTCCTTATCAAGCGGGGTTGTTTCGAGCATGCTGGAAAAGCCCAGAATTGCGTTGAGGGGTGTACGAATTTCGTGGCTCATATTGGCCAGAAACTGCTTTTCCGTGCGCCTTGCTTCGTTGATGATGAACCCGAACCGATACGAGAGTACCAGCGACTGAAAAAAGAAGAACGTCATATAGCCCGCCGTCAGCAGCAGCCGGGGGGCATTGAGCACGTGCAGGTAATTGCCCAACAGCATCGAAAAGACAACCATCAGTACGACCGTACTCATCAGTGAATAGGTTGCACCGGGCCGGGCCCGACGGGCAGCCAGCCAGTACACGTACACCACATACGCGATACACAGCACCGACAGCACCAGAAAGAACGGCATGAACCGGGTGAAAACCAGTGACGGCAGCGCCAGCGTGGCGGTAAACAGCAGGCACAAGCCGTACACCGCTCGAACAAACCACTTGTGAGTGTCTTTGGGGTACAGTGCCTGGGTGTACAGGCCGAAGGCAGCTATGGATAAGTACAGCGACCCGTATTCCAGCCGGGTCGTGACTAACCACGGTATATTGGGGAATAATACGTGCAGCGCGTAGGTATCGACGCCAATGACGCGGTAATTGTACAGCAGGCAGAACAGCCCGAAATAAAGCATCGACCGGTCGTAGCGGTTGAAGCTGAACAGTCCCAGAAAGAACAGACCGCTCATAAACAAACAGCCGGTCAGCAGAATGTCGAGTGCCAGCGCCGTGTATCGCTGACCACGAAGCGCGTTTACGCCACCCAGCCGTGGCGCTTCGTTGGGCCCCCCTTTACTGTGGTCGAAGTTGGCAATCTGAAACAGAATCTGTAGCGTATCGGCTTCCGGCAACATAACCAGCTGCGTCGACCAGTAGGGAGTGGTCGTGGCGGGTGTCGTGCCCGGTTGTCCGTCTTCCGTAATTTCCTCCCCGTTGACAAACAGTTTGTAAGCAGTGTACTGAGTTCCTAGCTCCAGCCCCATCCGCTCCTCGTGCGGTGGCAACAATACGGTGAGCGCGTAGGTAGCGTATCCCTGGCTTGAAACCGGTTTTCCACGCCACTCACTAGCCGACCACAGCTTCGGAAATGCGATGTACTCGAAGCTCGATTCGGGCTGACCGGGGGTTCTGAGCTGGTGCCAGTACCACTTCCATTGACCATCCAGAATTATTTTCCGCCGATCTACGTCAATACCCCGCAGGTCGAGTACGCCCCGCTGGGCGGTTGGTGTAGCTGCTGCCATCAGCTGACTCATACCACACCCAAACAGCAGCACGATACTTAACCAGTATCGATACCAGCTTCCAGTCGGTAAGCAGTACCTACCGGGCCAATCCATGCGATTCCCCCCGCAAAATTTGTTCATTCGTTAACCCGGTTCTTAGCCGGGATCTCCGACCAGGTTGCTTTTCGGCAAGTTACTAGTTACTTATCAAGAATGTAACCACAGATTACATTATATCACTTTGTATAAGTACGTATTAAACTATCTATCAGTTTTGGTCTATCCCAGTATTTACAAATGTACTAGTACTGGTTTTCGGCTACTCTGTTGACTTAACGGCTGCGTTATGATTTTTGTACCTATATCGTGCCAGCGTGTTACTATCTAATTAAACTTTTTCCGCCATATCGTTTATCTATCAAGCGGTTGCCCATAAACTGTTCAGCTAATTGACCGGTTAGGTTTGCATGACCGATTCCGAACAGTCCCGCTACCACACGATCAGTGTCCCTCTTGGTCAGTTCAGCACCCGGATGAGCGAGGTTGTTCGGGTTGCGGGGCTATCCGGTCAGCCGTCTATGCACTCCCGGCTGTCGCTGATTCATCAGACTGCCAAACAGTTTGCCATCGATGCGGTACAGCAGCCGGGCGCACCTACCCCGACCGTCGACATTGATGAACTCACCAACCCGCCCCTCCTCGATCTCCCCATCGACCCCGACGACGAGCAACAGGTGATTATCCAGTTCT is part of the Spirosoma rhododendri genome and encodes:
- a CDS encoding ATP-binding protein, whose protein sequence is MAAATPTAQRGVLDLRGIDVDRRKIILDGQWKWYWHQLRTPGQPESSFEYIAFPKLWSASEWRGKPVSSQGYATYALTVLLPPHEERMGLELGTQYTAYKLFVNGEEITEDGQPGTTPATTTPYWSTQLVMLPEADTLQILFQIANFDHSKGGPNEAPRLGGVNALRGQRYTALALDILLTGCLFMSGLFFLGLFSFNRYDRSMLYFGLFCLLYNYRVIGVDTYALHVLFPNIPWLVTTRLEYGSLYLSIAAFGLYTQALYPKDTHKWFVRAVYGLCLLFTATLALPSLVFTRFMPFFLVLSVLCIAYVVYVYWLAARRARPGATYSLMSTVVLMVVFSMLLGNYLHVLNAPRLLLTAGYMTFFFFQSLVLSYRFGFIINEARRTEKQFLANMSHEIRTPLNAILGFSSMLETTPLDKEQQEAVGFIRSAGRNLLTIVNDILDISKIEAGMLSLELIPFSLSGLVDSLRTMMNPVACEKGLQLIVETDPMLPNVVQGDPTRLTQILLNLLSNAIKFTKQGRVTVTMQLASETDDTIQVRIVVQDTGIGIDSDALQHIFERFRQASDFTTRYYGGTGLGLNIVRSLIEMQGGWIKADSKPGEGSRFTLEIPYQKTDEKVASADWSEAVQLADAEPLTILIAEDNMMNQKLAVQVLKRLGHVGVVAENGQRAIELLQQQPFDLVLMDIQMPVLDGYTTTQHIRSVLHSQVPIIAMTAHALASERERCLQAGMNDFLPKPFQINELQRIIRKYAPSSVQSAPVITQPMAIAHNQPTNFSFDYLVQSLDDDLPFAIELLDLFLMQTPGEIDQIRQALAQGDVSTIKYVLHAQKGPIQTLGLTKTVAENKAIEAILTSDKPTIDQALVEQYLCTLEAELAVIKTSVAEKRNHIVTE